Genomic segment of Oncorhynchus tshawytscha isolate Ot180627B linkage group LG13, Otsh_v2.0, whole genome shotgun sequence:
TGgattggtctctctctcccacatagTCGAACAGAGCCAGGAGAAACGCTGGACTGGGctagatgggggagagggacaaGTCAAATAATACCAGTTTGCTTTGCTGACCACTAGGGGTGTAACGGTACACATATTCGTACTGAACCGTTCCTGCACGGGGACCTTGGTTCGCACACGAATGAATATATAAAAACAATCTACTAAAACACTAGGCCAATAGGCTATGCCTACGCTGCATTGTATGCCATTGCCTCAAGTAAACTGAGCTGGAAAACATTTGTAGGGCATATTGTTAAAACAAGAGTCTATACGCACACAATAGAAATGATAACCTTAACTGGCACATTCCTTTTGTGAAGCGCTGCCGGGAACTAGTACTGTACGATGGCGAGTGGTGGGGGTCGATCCTCCATCATAGTTTAAATCTCCAGTTTGGGAACATTTTGGCTTCACAGTAGATTACAATGGCGATGGACAGAGAGTTGCTGATAAAACATTTAACAGTATGTCACCACTGCTCAACGCGAATAGCCTATGCAGAGTGGCGCGTGTAGCTTGTCGGCCAATCACAAGTCATCAAAACAGCGCTATAGTCAGAGCCTCCACGTGCAGCAAAGCAAGTAAAGCGATTATGTAATCAAAGGAAATTGTTGACTTAAATGAAACTATTATGCCACAAACGACCAAGAGTCAACAGGTAGGCTGCTACCTAATCTAAATGAGGTGTTGTTTTTAACGGTAGGACAGGGAGAAAAGCACATGCAGCCTCAATTAGCCATACTAGCTAAATTAACCAACTTGCTTTCTCAGTTTGATGCAGCCAAGACAGGTACTACTTAATCATATTGGATGATAAATAAACTCAGTTATTTTACTAGCGTGACTCAGCTTGGTTGgttgctctccctcctcctcgctccctgtgtacacacacagcaAGGCCCCTCCGTCACCTGCTAGAGCGCGTCTCCCTCGCACATAACCATCTCTGGTTATTAAAGTAGCTAACAAATATACTTTGCTGCTGCTTCCCTCAGACAAATCAGTCTATGCAGAACTGGCCTAGTTGTCTTTGGGTCTTTTCGGAACGGGATTCTATCATTTATTTATGCATATCGGGTCCAGGTGGGAAATCCCCAGGTCCATGAAGACCTCTACCTGAAAGGCCCAACATAATAATCCCTGTCACAACagagaatcaaatcaaactttgccacgtgccgaatacaacaggtgtggactttacagtgaaatgcttacttatgagccctttcCCTACAATGCAGAGTTCAAAAGTAAGACAAATTCTAACATCTTTAACAGAAATAGTAACACAAAATtacaatgaggctatatacaatacaaggagtaccggcacagagtcaatgtgcagaggtacgaggtagttgaggtaatatgtacatgtaggtttggggtaaaagtgactacgcaatcaggatggataataaacagagtagcagcagtgtgtgtgttcgtacCAGTATGTTGTGGGCGGTGCTGACGTGCAGCACCGTGATGATGTCAGACAGAAAGCCAGCTTTGAGCAGAGCGGCCAGGAGAGAATTCAGGACCAGAGGGGTGTGGTAGACACCTGGAGGACTGAACTGGTAGTACGACGTAAACACTGACACTGAAGGGAGAGGTGGACGGAggtgtgaaaggagagagaagggacacgGACCGTAAGCAGGACAGTGAAGCGTGTCAAAGAACCATCCATCTGTGTTGTTCCTGCATCTACCCCAGTCAGATATGTCTGAGGAGCAATCAGCACTACAATTTCATCAAAACACACTAACCTGCCCtctgcagacagacagggttggaaGACCTGACAAACCTCAGCACCGTCTCTACACAGAACTAAAAGAAAACGCATGAAATAGTCAAGACATAACGCTCAGCAATCTTCACATGGAAAGAATTCACAGGTCAACCAACAGACACCATCATATCCATTAAGCCTTCCACTTGGCATGAACATTATCAAAGCTCAAGCTCTCAACCACAAGCAGAGGGTGCTCTTACATCAGCAGTGCTACCAATTTGGACTACAGCTCAATTTATTTTCCATAGCTAAATGTTTTTGCTACGGTGCACCCTAATGAAGAGGACCCAGGTGGTTATTGGAGGCAGTAGCAGCCTACCTTCTCGTCTCCTCTCTTGGGCACATGGAGGAACCAACAGGTCTTATGGAAACAGTCCGACATGCTGAAATAGTACTTGCAatactgagggaggagagagggaatggaggacagagggaaTTCATCaaatctgttttgtttttttatggaTAACTAGGACAATTCATAAAAGTATATTTTATAAAGACAAACATAAGTAGTTTTATTATGAGGTAGTTACACTGTCAAATTGTCTTTGAGGGCCGGTGTCTGCTGCCGCTGGGTCTTTACATGAGGTTGTATGTCCTGTGGAACGACATGAGTCAGTTCTCTCTGCGGCTTCACATCAAAGCTGTACAGATACAAGTTTTCATTATGTATTGTGGATGTTGTGCGTCTTCCCCCTCACCGTTGCACCAGGAGTCTCCAGTCATCAGATAAGGCAGTGTGCTCTTAAATGAGTTCAGAGACTGGAAGGCCTGGGCCCTGCAACACAACTTAATCATCATTCTCCTTCACCCCTGAACCATCATTGCCACCACTACCCTTCTCAAACATCATCATCTCTCTGATAGAAGTACAGTGGTATGAAAGGAATGAAGTGTTGATGAACAGTACTACTGCAGAAAGAACAGTAGAGGTGTAGTGTTGGAGTAGGCCTAGATGGTATATTGTATTAGTCAGTGTAAGTAATATACCTCTCAGAGATCTCTGCCTTCATAGGACTGTAGTTGTAGTCAGTTCCACCCTGCTCAAACACACAATACAGCAATGTCACAATTGTACTTATTCAAAAGCAGTTTGTTTCCTGAATTGAACCCAATCATGGTTTATGCTATGagcatctctccctctgcataTATAGATCTGTAAATTGTAGATCCTCACCATACTGCAAGTCAGCTTATACTGCATATTCTGTATCCTGACTATGTGTCTGTAATCTGTTAGTACAATGTCTATTGCTGGCAGCACCTATTCACGGAGTCAAATTCTGCACATTGGTAAATGTACTTGGTGAATAAAGTGATTGTGATGCTATGAGCTGACCTGGTCTGGATGTAATGCGTGGACAGTAGGGGGCCAGCTGTTGCTGTGGACCAGGGCAGGCTTAGGGTTGGAACTGGCTACAGGTCTCCAAGATCGTCCTGCACTCTCCTCatctaaacacaaaacacacattacaACAGGTTTACACTATCATCTCATATTAAAAGGTCATTATTGAGCGACAAAAAGAGATTTATCAGAATTTCACACTAGCTGGTTTTCAGTCTTTCCATAGTTTatattgtgactgtgtgtgtgtgtgtgtgtacacacacacacacacacacacacacacacacacacacacacacacttctattgACCCTTTCAGAGGCACAAACCTTTAAAGTGGATAATTCTTCTCTGGTCAGTCTTAAAACCAGGAGGCCCATCTGTACCCGTGGTGGAGCTAtaagacaaaacagagagagagcattttCAAAGTCCTGTATAAGAGGTAGCTAACAAATTCAAACTTAAAACGATCATACCTTTTCTCAGTGGCCCATGAGGGACCTGCACCTGTGAGTAGTAGGGCTCTCCCTGCCCCAATGGTGGTCCTGGCTCTAGGGGCCCTTCGTCCCTTGGTTGACCCGAGCATGGGTTCAAGGTCCTGAGGCAAGCTCCCAAACAGCTCTGGGTCATCCAGGAGAACATCTACAAGCAGGATGTCCTGCTTGTAGGCTGTGAACTCATCCAAGAGGTGAGCTTTGGGGTCACTAGCCAGCTTGACTTTTGACCCTGCCCTAACTTCTACTTCCTGGTGTTGAGTGTGTGACCCGGAAAAGGAAGGAGTGCCGGCTTCCTGGTTCTCAGACGTGACCTTAGTACAGGAGGTGGACTGATTATGATGATCGACATCATCTTCATCAGTACAGGGCTGGGTTCTAACAGGCTCTAGTGTCCCCTCTTCACCACATGTACCATCATCTTCATCAGTGGAGGATGCCTGGGCCTGTGTTCCAACACCTACTGCACTGGACAACTTCTCTTTCTGGACTACAAAGTCATCATCCTCTTCTGAGTAGCTCTGTGTCTGCAGCATCAGGCGTGTTATGCACAGCATTGGTGTTTGACCTCCAAGAATCCCAGGGGCGAGGTTACTGATCGTGGCCACCACAGCCTCTCCCTCTTTGGGCTTGCCAAGCGACGAGCCCCCCTGTGTGCTCTTCTGCTCTGGACGTTGGTGCTCCTGCTTCTCTGGACTGGAGGACTCACTGCCTGGTAAAACCAAAACCTTCAGTTCTCCACTCGCAGCCGCCTCTCCTTTCATttcatctccctctctgctctgcatCTCCACTCCCTCTGCCTTTCTTTTTTCTTGAGGCAGAAGTGAGGAGCTGGATGAGAGAAAGGAGGATTCAGCTGAAAGACAGGAGAAATCTGGTGGAAGAGAGGATGACTCTGCTGAGTGAAATGAGTTTGAGTGAGACGTGTCGGTCTTACTGTCCACAGCTGATGGGGAGGATGGTGCATTGAACATAGCCCCACCTTCATCCTTCCTCCGAGGGGAGGAGGGAgtaagaaaggaggagggagtaggagaggagggtggtgggGATGTCTCTATGTTTTGGGATGCAGATGAGAACAGCAGAAAGGTGGCAGTGGCTATGTCACTACCGACGCCTATAGGAGGGGGGGTGGAGGCTGTCTCACCGCCGCCACTGACTTTAGCTGGAGggaaggttgagacagagtcagTTTTGGGTGGAGAGAGGCAAGAAACAGTGTATGTGTCAGTCTGAGAAAGGTTGGAGGAAACTGAAAGAATTGGATCAGTTTCACTGTGGTTTTTGGGTGGGGTGAGGAGGGCGGAGATAGTGGGAGCTTtaggtggaggggatatggaagCTTTGTTGCGATGGAGACCCCTAGTTCTGAGTTGGGACTGTGGTTTCTTGTGacagagaggatgggatgggtaCACCTTGCTTGAAGTGTCAGGAGAGAGTGAACACTGGGTCAcgctctcatcctcttctcctcctccttctcttccattGCTCATGTCTTTCTCTTCCATCATGTttccctctcccttcatcccaTTCCTATGAGCATAAACCTGGTAGCTTGTCTGTGGAGTGTATTCAGTGAGTGTACAGTGAGAGGTGAGAACTCTGGTTCTCTCAGCCCTcaccagtgagtctccataaccgtTCACCAAGGCTCCATTAACACAGCCCACAGCTGATGACACAGAATCCGCTGGGGGTGTCAGTGGTCCATTTGCATTGAGGACTGATGTCACAGAGAGTGACTGTGCAGAATCAGGTTTGGGGAAGGGCCAGGAGAGGTAGGTGCGTGCACAGGACAGGTGCAGCCTCTTGATGTAGGCCACCACTCTACGACAGGAGAACAGGTCTTGGTCCTCAGTGTCGCTGTCAGAGGGGGGGTCTACTCCCACGCCGTTCTCCATGGACCAGGGAGACAGCGTCCCGTTGGCAGTGGACTCCAGTGACCTGTCACCTCCCCCGGGCCCTGCCCTCCAGCCTCCATCCTGTGTCATAAAGTGGTGTGATCTCACAGGAGCATCTGTAGCGTTGCTATGACTACGACTGACATGACTTGTGTGTAAATGCGGCGGGACTTCACATGGCATCTCAGACATCGTCCCACTGTCTTCAAGGGAAGCGATAGCTATCCCAGGATCCAGTTCTGGTTCACTTGGACTAGAATGTTTTTGCTCCATTAGGTCTCCGTGGACATAACCCAATCTCATCCGCTTAGCGACTGGCTTTCCTGTTTCTACGTCATCACTTCCTGTTCCAGAGTCTTCAAGAATGCCTCTGTCATGCGTTCCAGCCCCGCTTGACCCCCTGCTCACCTGCTGCTTACCTAGTGAGAGACAAGCAAAACCATTGGTGGAGGCTTCAGACATCCCGCGATCCGAGGCAGCGAGAGATGCAGAACGATTTGACTCAGTCAATCTGTGCGCCCCCGTGTGCATGCACTGGTGAATTTCAGTCTGCGTCAAAAGCTGACCATTCTTCCCACACTGAGAACAGTGACGCAACTTCTTTCTACTAATGCGCTCCCAGGTCGTCTCACTCCCATGGCTCCCTCTGCTGCAACAACTAGGCCCTAACAGACCAACTTTGCTCCGATAGTCCCACTTGAAACAACGCACTACTTTGGAAGTCAGGAGTTGGGCCGGCAGCAGGCAGGAAAAGCCCCCAACCGAGACGTCACATATTTGAGCTACATCGCAGAGCTTGACCTTGGGGTACCTCCCTATCCAGATCACCAGCTTCTTGGGGGCCTTAATGGTGGAGGTGAAATTCTTCCTGGTTTTAACCCTGACCGTAGGCTGCTCAAGCCCTACTACTCTGCTGAGGACGATGGCCCTGCCTCTGCCTGTCACTCCAACTGGCTCAACCCTGGTCAGCTTCCTTCTCTTAGGGGGCGTGTATTTAATTTCTCCACACAGGGCGCAGCACAAGGTTTTAACCACTCTCCTGACTGACCGCTGTGGACAGGATGGCGAGCTGAGAGGGGGTTTGGGG
This window contains:
- the topaz1 gene encoding uncharacterized protein topaz1 isoform X2, with amino-acid sequence MLPSTGRIKLNRSVLKVEGNNGLPSVPRRRRPFKVLYSPTGDTHGDPNSIRKTLECSSQNEENSELKTKDDFVLGYTESTVLKSENHNFPPYLGTEKGHLASETAVGKTTAVPADSGEQRSTPLTECEGKQQVSRGSSGAGTHDRGILEDSGTGSDDVETGKPVAKRMRLGYVHGDLMEQKHSSPSEPELDPGIAIASLEDSGTMSEMPCEVPPHLHTSHVSRSHSNATDAPVRSHHFMTQDGGWRAGPGGGDRSLESTANGTLSPWSMENGVGVDPPSDSDTEDQDLFSCRRVVAYIKRLHLSCARTYLSWPFPKPDSAQSLSVTSVLNANGPLTPPADSVSSAVGCVNGALVNGYGDSLVRAERTRVLTSHCTLTEYTPQTSYQVYAHRNGMKGEGNMMEEKDMSNGREGGGEEDESVTQCSLSPDTSSKVYPSHPLCHKKPQSQLRTRGLHRNKASISPPPKAPTISALLTPPKNHSETDPILSVSSNLSQTDTYTVSCLSPPKTDSVSTFPPAKVSGGGETASTPPPIGVGSDIATATFLLFSSASQNIETSPPPSSPTPSSFLTPSSPRRKDEGGAMFNAPSSPSAVDSKTDTSHSNSFHSAESSSLPPDFSCLSAESSFLSSSSSLLPQEKRKAEGVEMQSREGDEMKGEAAASGELKVLVLPGSESSSPEKQEHQRPEQKSTQGGSSLGKPKEGEAVVATISNLAPGILGGQTPMLCITRLMLQTQSYSEEDDDFVVQKEKLSSAVGVGTQAQASSTDEDDGTCGEEGTLEPVRTQPCTDEDDVDHHNQSTSCTKVTSENQEAGTPSFSGSHTQHQEVEVRAGSKVKLASDPKAHLLDEFTAYKQDILLVDVLLDDPELFGSLPQDLEPMLGSTKGRRAPRARTTIGAGRALLLTGAGPSWATEKSSTTGTDGPPGFKTDQRRIIHFKDEESAGRSWRPVASSNPKPALVHSNSWPPTVHALHPDQGGTDYNYSPMKAEISERAQAFQSLNSFKSTLPYLMTGDSWCNGHTTSCKDPAAADTGPQRQFDSYCKYYFSMSDCFHKTCWFLHVPKRGDEKFCVETVLRFVRSSNPVCLQRAVSVFTSYYQFSPPGVYHTPLVLNSLLAALLKAGFLSDIITVLHVSTAHNILPSPAFLLALFDYVGERDQSILPELIQLTSKMVDAGLGLNVDQCERVLHMFLQSPQYHPADSPENYTTKPGNHRSMNTEAPTPEALSLAHALVELCSQQEDWGRLGVVFRSICHSHRSLVDLQHFSGCIAIALLEGDKDRLALPFASFTETVYQETEDWDDGLIKSFLGRIGVSLMFRYHKTQQWAKGRRLVDVLSRLKVNYSTLKGLFGNEDGASRCHLITIATELFLRSNSVEGALNTLRDNEWFLSSCVWPCSVEDVAERTTVLVRLAEITSHRDTLEVLTNLPGLKEPADLADISIYGCLFNSHLKSCVDRQTVTVASDTLGFMLSKSLAVDPPLLHTLLHKLGKQNIWLRARALFKQALCLGYYPGVKSVPGSLALTVPCSLGEMEIALAFEMVLTINATTILNTTGTPQSVIITLKRTGDRESEYLAAGSRLLSAAIVPNPKLTVHYTAVNSCQEQLFVVDTHTARRWLRHNHTWAKEVWTHS
- the topaz1 gene encoding uncharacterized protein topaz1 isoform X1 codes for the protein MLPSTGRIKLNRSVLKVEGNNGLPSVPRRRRPFKVLYSPTGDTHGDPNSIRKTLECSSQNEENSELKTKDDFVLGYTESTVLKSENHNFPPYLGTEKGHLASETAVGKTTAVPADSGEQRSTPLTECEDIDRSPIVTRHRPKPPLSSPSCPQRSVRRVVKTLCCALCGEIKYTPPKRRKLTRVEPVGVTGRGRAIVLSRVVGLEQPTVRVKTRKNFTSTIKAPKKLVIWIGRYPKVKLCDVAQICDVSVGGFSCLLPAQLLTSKVVRCFKWDYRSKVGLLGPSCCSRGSHGSETTWERISRKKLRHCSQCGKNGQLLTQTEIHQCMHTGAHRLTESNRSASLAASDRGMSEASTNGFACLSLGKQQVSRGSSGAGTHDRGILEDSGTGSDDVETGKPVAKRMRLGYVHGDLMEQKHSSPSEPELDPGIAIASLEDSGTMSEMPCEVPPHLHTSHVSRSHSNATDAPVRSHHFMTQDGGWRAGPGGGDRSLESTANGTLSPWSMENGVGVDPPSDSDTEDQDLFSCRRVVAYIKRLHLSCARTYLSWPFPKPDSAQSLSVTSVLNANGPLTPPADSVSSAVGCVNGALVNGYGDSLVRAERTRVLTSHCTLTEYTPQTSYQVYAHRNGMKGEGNMMEEKDMSNGREGGGEEDESVTQCSLSPDTSSKVYPSHPLCHKKPQSQLRTRGLHRNKASISPPPKAPTISALLTPPKNHSETDPILSVSSNLSQTDTYTVSCLSPPKTDSVSTFPPAKVSGGGETASTPPPIGVGSDIATATFLLFSSASQNIETSPPPSSPTPSSFLTPSSPRRKDEGGAMFNAPSSPSAVDSKTDTSHSNSFHSAESSSLPPDFSCLSAESSFLSSSSSLLPQEKRKAEGVEMQSREGDEMKGEAAASGELKVLVLPGSESSSPEKQEHQRPEQKSTQGGSSLGKPKEGEAVVATISNLAPGILGGQTPMLCITRLMLQTQSYSEEDDDFVVQKEKLSSAVGVGTQAQASSTDEDDGTCGEEGTLEPVRTQPCTDEDDVDHHNQSTSCTKVTSENQEAGTPSFSGSHTQHQEVEVRAGSKVKLASDPKAHLLDEFTAYKQDILLVDVLLDDPELFGSLPQDLEPMLGSTKGRRAPRARTTIGAGRALLLTGAGPSWATEKSSTTGTDGPPGFKTDQRRIIHFKDEESAGRSWRPVASSNPKPALVHSNSWPPTVHALHPDQGGTDYNYSPMKAEISERAQAFQSLNSFKSTLPYLMTGDSWCNGHTTSCKDPAAADTGPQRQFDSYCKYYFSMSDCFHKTCWFLHVPKRGDEKFCVETVLRFVRSSNPVCLQRAVSVFTSYYQFSPPGVYHTPLVLNSLLAALLKAGFLSDIITVLHVSTAHNILPSPAFLLALFDYVGERDQSILPELIQLTSKMVDAGLGLNVDQCERVLHMFLQSPQYHPADSPENYTTKPGNHRSMNTEAPTPEALSLAHALVELCSQQEDWGRLGVVFRSICHSHRSLVDLQHFSGCIAIALLEGDKDRLALPFASFTETVYQETEDWDDGLIKSFLGRIGVSLMFRYHKTQQWAKGRRLVDVLSRLKVNYSTLKGLFGNEDGASRCHLITIATELFLRSNSVEGALNTLRDNEWFLSSCVWPCSVEDVAERTTVLVRLAEITSHRDTLEVLTNLPGLKEPADLADISIYGCLFNSHLKSCVDRQTVTVASDTLGFMLSKSLAVDPPLLHTLLHKLGKQNIWLRARALFKQALCLGYYPGVKSVPGSLALTVPCSLGEMEIALAFEMVLTINATTILNTTGTPQSVIITLKRTGDRESEYLAAGSRLLSAAIVPNPKLTVHYTAVNSCQEQLFVVDTHTARRWLRHNHTWAKEVWTHS
- the topaz1 gene encoding uncharacterized protein topaz1 isoform X5, which encodes MRLGYVHGDLMEQKHSSPSEPELDPGIAIASLEDSGTMSEMPCEVPPHLHTSHVSRSHSNATDAPVRSHHFMTQDGGWRAGPGGGDRSLESTANGTLSPWSMENGVGVDPPSDSDTEDQDLFSCRRVVAYIKRLHLSCARTYLSWPFPKPDSAQSLSVTSVLNANGPLTPPADSVSSAVGCVNGALVNGYGDSLVRAERTRVLTSHCTLTEYTPQTSYQVYAHRNGMKGEGNMMEEKDMSNGREGGGEEDESVTQCSLSPDTSSKVYPSHPLCHKKPQSQLRTRGLHRNKASISPPPKAPTISALLTPPKNHSETDPILSVSSNLSQTDTYTVSCLSPPKTDSVSTFPPAKVSGGGETASTPPPIGVGSDIATATFLLFSSASQNIETSPPPSSPTPSSFLTPSSPRRKDEGGAMFNAPSSPSAVDSKTDTSHSNSFHSAESSSLPPDFSCLSAESSFLSSSSSLLPQEKRKAEGVEMQSREGDEMKGEAAASGELKVLVLPGSESSSPEKQEHQRPEQKSTQGGSSLGKPKEGEAVVATISNLAPGILGGQTPMLCITRLMLQTQSYSEEDDDFVVQKEKLSSAVGVGTQAQASSTDEDDGTCGEEGTLEPVRTQPCTDEDDVDHHNQSTSCTKVTSENQEAGTPSFSGSHTQHQEVEVRAGSKVKLASDPKAHLLDEFTAYKQDILLVDVLLDDPELFGSLPQDLEPMLGSTKGRRAPRARTTIGAGRALLLTGAGPSWATEKSSTTGTDGPPGFKTDQRRIIHFKDEESAGRSWRPVASSNPKPALVHSNSWPPTVHALHPDQGGTDYNYSPMKAEISERAQAFQSLNSFKSTLPYLMTGDSWCNGHTTSCKDPAAADTGPQRQFDSYCKYYFSMSDCFHKTCWFLHVPKRGDEKFCVETVLRFVRSSNPVCLQRAVSVFTSYYQFSPPGVYHTPLVLNSLLAALLKAGFLSDIITVLHVSTAHNILPSPAFLLALFDYVGERDQSILPELIQLTSKMVDAGLGLNVDQCERVLHMFLQSPQYHPADSPENYTTKPGNHRSMNTEAPTPEALSLAHALVELCSQQEDWGRLGVVFRSICHSHRSLVDLQHFSGCIAIALLEGDKDRLALPFASFTETVYQETEDWDDGLIKSFLGRIGVSLMFRYHKTQQWAKGRRLVDVLSRLKVNYSTLKGLFGNEDGASRCHLITIATELFLRSNSVEGALNTLRDNEWFLSSCVWPCSVEDVAERTTVLVRLAEITSHRDTLEVLTNLPGLKEPADLADISIYGCLFNSHLKSCVDRQTVTVASDTLGFMLSKSLAVDPPLLHTLLHKLGKQNIWLRARALFKQALCLGYYPGVKSVPGSLALTVPCSLGEMEIALAFEMVLTINATTILNTTGTPQSVIITLKRTGDRESEYLAAGSRLLSAAIVPNPKLTVHYTAVNSCQEQLFVVDTHTARRWLRHNHTWAKEVWTHS
- the topaz1 gene encoding uncharacterized protein topaz1 isoform X3; this translates as MHTGAHRLTESNRSASLAASDRGMSEASTNGFACLSLGKQQVSRGSSGAGTHDRGILEDSGTGSDDVETGKPVAKRMRLGYVHGDLMEQKHSSPSEPELDPGIAIASLEDSGTMSEMPCEVPPHLHTSHVSRSHSNATDAPVRSHHFMTQDGGWRAGPGGGDRSLESTANGTLSPWSMENGVGVDPPSDSDTEDQDLFSCRRVVAYIKRLHLSCARTYLSWPFPKPDSAQSLSVTSVLNANGPLTPPADSVSSAVGCVNGALVNGYGDSLVRAERTRVLTSHCTLTEYTPQTSYQVYAHRNGMKGEGNMMEEKDMSNGREGGGEEDESVTQCSLSPDTSSKVYPSHPLCHKKPQSQLRTRGLHRNKASISPPPKAPTISALLTPPKNHSETDPILSVSSNLSQTDTYTVSCLSPPKTDSVSTFPPAKVSGGGETASTPPPIGVGSDIATATFLLFSSASQNIETSPPPSSPTPSSFLTPSSPRRKDEGGAMFNAPSSPSAVDSKTDTSHSNSFHSAESSSLPPDFSCLSAESSFLSSSSSLLPQEKRKAEGVEMQSREGDEMKGEAAASGELKVLVLPGSESSSPEKQEHQRPEQKSTQGGSSLGKPKEGEAVVATISNLAPGILGGQTPMLCITRLMLQTQSYSEEDDDFVVQKEKLSSAVGVGTQAQASSTDEDDGTCGEEGTLEPVRTQPCTDEDDVDHHNQSTSCTKVTSENQEAGTPSFSGSHTQHQEVEVRAGSKVKLASDPKAHLLDEFTAYKQDILLVDVLLDDPELFGSLPQDLEPMLGSTKGRRAPRARTTIGAGRALLLTGAGPSWATEKSSTTGTDGPPGFKTDQRRIIHFKDEESAGRSWRPVASSNPKPALVHSNSWPPTVHALHPDQGGTDYNYSPMKAEISERAQAFQSLNSFKSTLPYLMTGDSWCNGHTTSCKDPAAADTGPQRQFDSYCKYYFSMSDCFHKTCWFLHVPKRGDEKFCVETVLRFVRSSNPVCLQRAVSVFTSYYQFSPPGVYHTPLVLNSLLAALLKAGFLSDIITVLHVSTAHNILPSPAFLLALFDYVGERDQSILPELIQLTSKMVDAGLGLNVDQCERVLHMFLQSPQYHPADSPENYTTKPGNHRSMNTEAPTPEALSLAHALVELCSQQEDWGRLGVVFRSICHSHRSLVDLQHFSGCIAIALLEGDKDRLALPFASFTETVYQETEDWDDGLIKSFLGRIGVSLMFRYHKTQQWAKGRRLVDVLSRLKVNYSTLKGLFGNEDGASRCHLITIATELFLRSNSVEGALNTLRDNEWFLSSCVWPCSVEDVAERTTVLVRLAEITSHRDTLEVLTNLPGLKEPADLADISIYGCLFNSHLKSCVDRQTVTVASDTLGFMLSKSLAVDPPLLHTLLHKLGKQNIWLRARALFKQALCLGYYPGVKSVPGSLALTVPCSLGEMEIALAFEMVLTINATTILNTTGTPQSVIITLKRTGDRESEYLAAGSRLLSAAIVPNPKLTVHYTAVNSCQEQLFVVDTHTARRWLRHNHTWAKEVWTHS
- the topaz1 gene encoding uncharacterized protein topaz1 isoform X4, encoding MLPSTGRIKLNRSVLKVEGNNGLPSVPRRRRPFKVLYSPTGDTHGDPNSIRKTLECSSQNEENSELKTKDDFVLGYTESTVLKSENHNFPPYLGTEKGHLASETAVGKTTAVPADSGEQRSTPLTECEDIDRSPIVTRHRPKPPLSSPSCPQRSVRRVVKTLCCALCGEIKYTPPKRRKLTRVEPVGVTGRGRAIVLSRVVGLEQPTVRVKTRKNFTSTIKAPKKLVIWIGRYPKVKLCDVAQICDVSVGGFSCLLPAQLLTSKVVRCFKWDYRSKVGLLGPSCCSRGSHGSETTWERISRKKLRHCSQCGKNGQLLTQTEIHQCMHTGAHRLTESNRSASLAASDRGMSEASTNGFACLSLGKQQVSRGSSGAGTHDRGILEDSGTGSDDVETGKPVAKRMRLGYVHGDLMEQKHSSPSEPELDPGIAIASLEDSGTMSEMPCEVPPHLHTSHVSRSHSNATDAPVRSHHFMTQDGGWRAGPGGGDRSLESTANGTLSPWSMENGVGVDPPSDSDTEDQDLFSCRRVVAYIKRLHLSCARTYLSWPFPKPDSAQSLSVTSVLNANGPLTPPADSVSSAVGCVNGALVNGYGDSLVRAERTRVLTSHCTLTEYTPQTSYQVYAHRNGMKGEGNMMEEKDMSNGREGGGEEDESVTQCSLSPDTSSKVYPSHPLCHKKPQSQLRTRGLHRNKASISPPPKAPTISALLTPPKNHSETDPILSVSSNLSQTDTYTVSCLSPPKTDSVSTFPPAKVSGGGETASTPPPIGVGSDIATATFLLFSSASQNIETSPPPSSPTPSSFLTPSSPRRKDEGGAMFNAPSSPSAVDSKTDTSHSNSFHSAESSSLPPDFSCLSAESSFLSSSSSLLPQEKRKAEGVEMQSREGDEMKGEAAASGELKVLVLPGSESSSPEKQEHQRPEQKSTQGGSSLGKPKEGEAVVATISNLAPGILGGQTPMLCITRLMLQTQSYSEEDDDFVVQKEKLSSAVGVGTQAQASSTDEDDGTCGEEGTLEPVRTQPCTDEDDVDHHNQSTSCTKVTSENQEAGTPSFSGSHTQHQEVEVRAGSKVKLASDPKAHLLDEFTAYKQDILLVDVLLDDPELFGSLPQDLEPMLGSTKGRRAPRARTTIGAGRALLLTGAGPSWATEKSSTTGTDGPPGFKTDQRRIIHFKDEESAGRSWRPVASSNPKPALVHSNSWPPTVHALHPDQGGTDYNYSPMKAEISERAQAFQSLNSFKSTLPYLMTGDSWCNGHTTSCKDPAAADTGPQRQFDSYCKYYFSMSDCFHKTCWFLHVPKRGDEKFCVETVLRFVRSSNPVCLQRAVSVFTSYYQFSPPGVYHTPLVLNSLLAALLKAGFLSDIITVLHVSTAHNILPSPAFLLALFDYVGERDQSILPELIQLTSKMVDAGLGLNVDQCERVLHMFLQSPQYHPADSPENYTTKPGNHRSMNTEAPTPEALSLAHALVELCSQQEDWGRLGVVFRSICHSHRSLVDLQHFSGCIAIALLEGDKDRLALPFASFTETVYQET